The genomic interval GGACCTCGCCGGTCTCACCGCCGTCGCCGGGAAACGCGTCAAGGGCTTCTCGCTCGGCATGGGACAGCGTCTGGGCATCGCCGCCGCCCTCCTCGGCGACCCGGCCGTCGTCATCCTGGACGAGCCCGTCAACGGCCTGGACCCGGAGGGCGTCCTCTGGATCCGCACCCTCCTCCGCGACCTCGCCGCACAGGGCCGCACGGTCCTGGTCTCCTCGCACCTGATGAGCGAGATGGCCCTCACCGCCGACCACCTGGTCATCATCGGCCGCGGCCGGCTCCTCGCCGACACCACCGTCACCGAGTTCACCACCACGGCCGGCGGCGGCTCCGTCACCGTCCTCACCCCCCGGGCCACCGCACTGTCCGAACTACTGAGGGGCCCCGGCATCGACATCACCACCACGCCGGGCTCCGACCGACTGGAGGTGCGCGGCACAGACGCCGAACGCATCGGCCGCACCGCCGCCGCCCACGCCATCCCCCTCTACGAACTCACCCCGCACACCGCATCCCTGGAACAGGCGTTCATGGACCTCACCCAGGAGTCCGTCGACTACCGGACCACCACCGCCGCACCGACCGGAGCCCTCGCATGACCACCACGGCCCTTCCCCATCCCTACCGCGTCACACCTGCCCGGGTCCTGCGCTCCGAATGGCACAAGCTGCGCACCCTCCGCTCCAGCTGGATCACCCTGGGCCTGGCCGTCGTCCTCATCCTCGGCGTCGGCATCCTCATGGGCACCACCTACACCTCCGACGGCGGCGACTCGGACATCGACACCGTCATCCTCGTCCTCTACGGCTCGCTCCTCGCCTCGCTCTGCACGGTGGTCCTCGGCATCCTCGTCACGGCGGGCGAATACTCCTCGGGCCTGATCCGCGCCTCGCTCACCGCCGTCCCACGCCGCCTCCCGGTGCTGTGGGCGAAGGCCGCCGTCTTCACGGTCACCGTGTTCACCGCCATGTTCGCGACCGCGCTCGCCACCTTCGTCGTCGCCCAGCTCTTCCTGCACGACACGGACCAGGCTGCTTCCCTCTCCGACCCGGGTGTACTGCGCGCCGTGGCGGGGAACGCCGCCGGAACCACCCTCCTCGGCCTCATCGCCCTGGGCCTCGGCGCACTCCTGCGCTCGGTCCCCGGAGCGATCGGCGCGTTCATCGGCGGTGTGATGATCCTCCCCGAGGTGCTGACCATGCTCCCGTACGACACGGTGGAGACCGCCGTCCGCTACTTCCCCACCCAGGCCGCGGGCGTCCTCGGCTCGGCCACCCCGCTTCCGGACGCCGCGTCCCCGGGCCCGGCCCTGCTCGCCCTGGCCCTGTGGGCCTCGGCCACACTGGTCGCGGCGGCCGTACTCCTGCGGCGCCGGGACGCATGAGCCGTACGCGGCCGGGCGCGGGGGAGCCACGGATGACGGACACCACCGAGACCGGGGCACCGGCTCCACCGACCGCCCCCACCCCGCTCACCGGGCACATACAGCGCCTCTTCCAGCGCATCCGCGCCTTCGACCGCCGCCGGCCGTCGGCCTGGAACGGCGTCCTGACCGCGTTCTGGGTGCTGTTCGCCGTCCTCGACGTCTCCACCGGCGGCTGGCGCACGGTCGCCGTCGACCCGGACGTACCGGAGCCGCTGGTCTTCGCCATGAGCGCGGCCTTCTCCGCCCCGCTGCTGTGGCGCCGCACCCACCCCCTGGCCGTGCTCGCCCTCATGGCCCCGTTCTCGCTGGCCAATGTGTGGACGGGTGCGGTCATCCAGGCGTCGCTGCTCCAGGAGATCGTGGTCTTCAACATCGCGGTACGCCTCCCGATGCGCACCCTCGCCTGGTCCGGTGCCCTGGTCGCCGCACCGCTGGTGATCGCCTCCGGCCGCTTCCCGGAGGTATGGAGCCGTCTCCTCCTCCCCCACGTCTGGATGTTCGCCATCGCCGCCCTGGCGGGCATCCTGGTGCGTACGCGCAAGGAGTACACCGAGGCCCTTCTCGACCGGGCCGACCGCCTGGAACGCGAACGCGACCAGCAGGCCCGCCTGGCCGCTGCCGCCGAACGGACCCGGATCGCCCGGGAGATGCACGACATCATCGGCCACAACCTCTCCGTCATCACGGGCCTGGCCGACGGCGGCTCGTACGCGGCGGCCCGCAGCCCGGAACGCGCGGCCCAGGCGCTGGAAGCCATCGGCACCACCAGCCGCCAGGCCCTCGCCGAACTCCGCCGCCTGCTCGGTGTACTGCGCGACCAGCCCGAGGACGCGGACCGCACCCCGCAGCCCACGCTCGACGACATCGACGCCCTTCTGGAGGGCGTACGCCGGGCAGGTCTGCCGGTACGTCTCGATGTACGGGGTACGCCTCCGACCCGTCCGCCCACACCAGGACGCCAGCTGACGGCCTACCGGGTGGTGCAGGAGTCCCTGACGAACACGCTGAAGCACGCGGGAACTTCGCCGTCGCTCGCGGCCAAGGTCACTCTCACCTACCGGCCGGGCACACTCGAAGCCCTCGTCACCGACAATGGCACCCCGCCCCCGGGCGAGCGGACCTCCGCGGGTACCGGACAGGGCATCACCGGGATGCGCGCCCGCGCGTCCTTGTACGACGGCACACTCGACGCCGGACCGTCCGCCGGAGGCGGCTGGCAGGTACGGCTCCGGCTCCCCCTGGAGGACTCCCCCTCGTGACGACCGTGCTCATCGCGGACGACCAGCCGATGCAACGCTTCGGCTTCCGCATGCTGCTGGAGAGCCAGGACGACATGACGGTCGTCGGCGAGGCCGCCAACGGCCACGAAGCGCTCCAGCTCGTCGCCCGGCACCAGCCGGACGTGGCCCTGATGGACATCCGCATGCCGCTCCTGGACGGCATAGAGGCGACGCGCCGCATCATCAGGGCGGGCTCACGCACCCGCGTCCTGATCGTCACCACGTTCGACCTGGACCGGTACGCGTACGACGGCCTCCGCGCCGGCGCCAGCGGCTTCCTGATCAAGGACGCGTTGCCGGAGGAGATGCTGTCCGGCATCCGGGCCGTGGCCCTCGGCGACGCGGTGGTCGCCCCGAGCCTGACCCGCCGTCTCCTGGACGCGTACGTTCAGCACTTGCCGGCGGACCCGGGCGAACCGGCCGTCCAGGATCCGCGCATCGCCGGCCTCACCGGCCGGGAACGGGAAATCCTGACGGTGATCGGCCGGGGCTGGACCAATGCGGAGATCTCCGAACGCCTTCATCTCGCGGAATCAACGGTGAAGACCCATGTCTCCCGGATTCTCGCCAAGACGGGAGCCAGGGACCGCGTCCAGGCGGTGATCCTGGCATACGACACCCGGCTGGTCTCCCCGGGCTGAAAACGCAGAAAAGCCCCGTGCCAATGGCACGGGGCTTTCCCACAATGATTGTTCGGCGGCGTCCTACTCTCCCACAGGGTCCCCCCTGCAGTACCATCGGCGCTGAAAGGCTTAGCTTCCGGGTTCGGAATGTAACCGGGCGTTTCCCTAACGCAATGACCACCGAAACACTATGAAATTTGAACCAACCGGGCAACAACACGGCTGTTCGTTATTTCAGAACTAACACAGTGGACGCGAGCAACTGAGGACAAGCCCTCGGCCTATTAGTACCAGTCAGCTCCACCCGTTACCGGGCTTCCACATCTGGCCTATCAACCCAGTCGTCTACTGGGAGCCTTAACCCTTCAAGAGGGTGGGAATACTCATCTCGAAGCAGGCTTCCCGCTTAGATGCTTTCAGCGGTTATCCTTTCCGAACGTAGCCAACCAGCCATGCCCTTGGCAGAACAACTGGCACACCAGAGGTTCGTCCGTCCCGGTCCTCTCGTACTAGGGACAGCCCTTCTCAATATTCCTACGCGCACAGCGGATAGGGACCGAACTGTCTCACGACGTTCTAAACCCAGCTCGCGTACCGCTTTAATGGGCGAACAGCCCAACCCTTGGGACCGACTCCAGCCCCAGGATGCGACGAGCCGACATCGAGGTGCCAAACCATCCCGTCGATATGGACTCTTGGGGAAGATCAGCCTGTTATCCCCGGGGTACCTTTTATCCGTTGAGCGACAGCGCTTCCACAAGCCACTGCCGGATCACTAGTCCCGACTTTCGTCCCTGCTCGACCCGTCGGTCTCACAGTCAAGCTCCCTTGTGCACTTACACTCAACACCTGATTGCCAACCAGGCTGAGGGAACCTTTGGGCGCCTCCGTTACCCTTTAGGAGGCAACCGCCCCAGTTAAACTACCCATCAGACACTGTCCCTGATCCGGATCACGGACCCAGGTTAGACATCCAGCACGACCAGAGTGGTATTTCAACGACGACTCCACAACCACTGGCGTGGCCGCTTCAAAGTCTCCCACCTATCCTACACAAGCCGAACCGAACACCAATATCAAACTATAGTAAAGGTCCCGGGGTCTTTCCGTCCTGCTGCGCGAAACGAGCATCTTTACTCGTAGTGCAATTTCACCGGGCCTATGGTTGAGACAGTCGAGAAGTCGTTACGCCATTCGTGCAGGTCGGAACTTACCCGACAAGGAATTTCGCTACCTTAGGATGGTTATAGTTACCACCGCCGTTTACTGGCGCTTAAGTTCTCAGCTTCGCCACCCCGAAGAGCAGCTAACCGGTCCCCTTAACGTTCCAGCACCGGGCAGGCGTCAGTCCGTATACATCGCCTTACGGCTTCGCACGGACCTGTGTTTTTAGTAAACAGTCGCTTCTCGCTGGTCTCTGCGGCCACCCCCAGCTCACCGAGTAAATCGGATCACCAGTGATGGCCCCCCTTCTCCCGAAGTTACGGGGGCATTTTGCCGAGTTCCTTAACCATAGTTCACCCGAACGCCTCGGTATTCTCTACCTGACCACCTGAGTCGGTTTAGGGTACGGGCCGCCATGAAACTCGCTAGAGGCTTTTCTCGACAGCATAGGATCATCCACTTCACCACAATCGGCTCGGCATCAGGTCTCAGACTTCATGCACGACGGATTTGCCTACCGTGCGTCCTACACCCTTACCCCGGGACAACCACCGCCCGGGCTGGACTACCTTCCTGCGTCACCCCATCGCTTACCTACTACAAGTCTGGTTCGTCGGCTCCACCACTACCCTCAACTCCGAAGAGATCGGGCCGGCTTCACGGACTAAGCATCGCCTGATTCAGTATTGGGCGTTTCAAAGCGGGTACCGGAATATCAACCGGTTGTCCATCGACTACGCCTGTCGGCCTCGCCTTAGGTCCCGACTTACCCTGGGCAGATCAGCTTGACCCAGGAACCCTTAGTCAATCGGCGCACACGTTTCTCACGTGTGTATCGCTACTCATGCCTGCATTCTCACTCGTGAACCGTCCACAACTCGCTTCCACGGCTGCTTCACCCGGCACACGACGCTCCCCTACCCATCCATACAGGCGTTGGCCCTATGTGTATGAATGACACGACTTCGGCGGTACGCTTGAGCCCCGCTACATTGTCGGCGCGGAATCACTTGACCAGTGAGCTATTACGCACTCTTTCAAGGGTGGCTGCTTCTAAGCCAACCTCCTGGTTGTCTCTGCGACTCCACATCCTTTCCCACTTAGCGTACGCTTAGGGGCCTTAGTCGATGCTCTGGGCTGTTTCCCTCTCGACCATGGAGCTTATCCCCCACAGTCTCACTGCCGCGCTCTCACTTACCGGCATTCGGAGTTTGGCTAAGGTCAGTAACCCGGTAGGGCCCATCGCCTATCCAGTGCTCTACCTCCGGCAAGAAACACACGACGCTGCACCTAAATGCATTTCGGGGAGAACCAGCTATCACGGAGTTTGATTGGCCTTTCACCCCTAACCACAGGTCATCCCCCAGGTTTTCAACCCTGGTGGGTTCGGTCCTCCACGAAGTCTTACCTCCGCTTCAACCTGCCCATGGCTAGATCACTCCGCTTCGGGTCTAGAGCGTGCAACTCAAATCGCCCTGTTCGGACTCGCTTTCGCTACGGCTTCCCCACACGGGTTAACCTCGCTACACACCGCTAACTCGCAGGCTCATTCTTCAAAAGGCACGCAGTCACGACGCACCGAGCAAGCTCGATGCGCGACGCTCCCACGGCTTGTAGGCACACGGTTTCAGGTACTATTTCACTCCGCTCCCGCGGTACTTTTCACCATTCCCTCACGGTACTATCCGCTATCGGTCACCAGGGAATATTTAGGCTTAACGGGTGGTCCCGCCAGATTCACACGGGATTTCTCGGGCCCCGTGCTACTTGGGTGTCTCTCAAACAAGCCGTTGATGTTTCAGCTACGGGGGTCTTACCCTCTACGCCGGACCTTTCGCATGTCCTTCGCCTACACCAACGGTTTCTGACTCGTCTCACGGCCGGCAGACCGCAAAAGAGAGATCCCACAACCCCGCATGCGCAACCCCTGCCGGGTATCACACGCATACGGTTTGGCCTCATCCGGTTTCGCTCGCCACTACTCCCGGAATCACGGTTGTTTTCTCTTCCTGAGGGTACTGAGATGTTTCACTTCCCCTCGTTCCCTCCACACTGCCTATGTGTTCAGCAGCGGGTGACAGCCCATGACGACTGCCGGGTTTCCCCATTCGGACACCCCCGGATCAAAGCTCGGTTGACAGCTCCCCGGGGCCTATCGTGGCCTCCCACGTCCTTCATCGGTTCCTGGTGCCAAGGCATCCACCGTGCGCCCTTAAAAACTTGGCCACAGATGCTCGCGTCCACTGTGCAGTTCTCAAACAACGACCAGCCACCCACCACCCCACCCATACCGGGCGAGTTCACTGGGGCCGGCAACCGAAGGACAGACTCAAACGAGCCCGTACCTTCAGATACCCAACAGCGTGCCCGACCCAGCCCATTCACCCTCACGTTCCACGCCGAAGCAGTACTAGTGAAGACTCATGTGCCGTGCCGAGTAGTCAACGTTCCACCCATGAGCTGACCACCGTCGAACATTTGCCGACGTAGTGGCTCTGGACCCCCGAGAGGGTCTAGATGCTCCTTAGAAAGGAGGTGATCCAGCCGCACCTTCCGGTACGGCTACCTTGTTACGACTTCGTCCCAATCGCCAGTCCCACCTTCGACAGCTCCCTCCCACAAGGGGTTGGGCCACCGGCTTCGGGTGTTACCGACTTTCGTGACGTGACGGGCGGTGTGTACA from Streptomyces drozdowiczii carries:
- a CDS encoding ATP-binding cassette domain-containing protein, coding for MIRAHALTKRYGDTTVVQDLDFTVHPGTVTGFLGPNGAGKSTTMRMLLGLDAPTRGRATIGGRAYTSHSAPLTEVGALLEARSVHPGRTAFHHLMALAHTHGIPRTRVEHVLDLAGLTAVAGKRVKGFSLGMGQRLGIAAALLGDPAVVILDEPVNGLDPEGVLWIRTLLRDLAAQGRTVLVSSHLMSEMALTADHLVIIGRGRLLADTTVTEFTTTAGGGSVTVLTPRATALSELLRGPGIDITTTPGSDRLEVRGTDAERIGRTAAAHAIPLYELTPHTASLEQAFMDLTQESVDYRTTTAAPTGALA
- a CDS encoding ABC transporter permease, translated to MTTTALPHPYRVTPARVLRSEWHKLRTLRSSWITLGLAVVLILGVGILMGTTYTSDGGDSDIDTVILVLYGSLLASLCTVVLGILVTAGEYSSGLIRASLTAVPRRLPVLWAKAAVFTVTVFTAMFATALATFVVAQLFLHDTDQAASLSDPGVLRAVAGNAAGTTLLGLIALGLGALLRSVPGAIGAFIGGVMILPEVLTMLPYDTVETAVRYFPTQAAGVLGSATPLPDAASPGPALLALALWASATLVAAAVLLRRRDA
- a CDS encoding sensor histidine kinase; the encoded protein is MTDTTETGAPAPPTAPTPLTGHIQRLFQRIRAFDRRRPSAWNGVLTAFWVLFAVLDVSTGGWRTVAVDPDVPEPLVFAMSAAFSAPLLWRRTHPLAVLALMAPFSLANVWTGAVIQASLLQEIVVFNIAVRLPMRTLAWSGALVAAPLVIASGRFPEVWSRLLLPHVWMFAIAALAGILVRTRKEYTEALLDRADRLERERDQQARLAAAAERTRIAREMHDIIGHNLSVITGLADGGSYAAARSPERAAQALEAIGTTSRQALAELRRLLGVLRDQPEDADRTPQPTLDDIDALLEGVRRAGLPVRLDVRGTPPTRPPTPGRQLTAYRVVQESLTNTLKHAGTSPSLAAKVTLTYRPGTLEALVTDNGTPPPGERTSAGTGQGITGMRARASLYDGTLDAGPSAGGGWQVRLRLPLEDSPS
- a CDS encoding response regulator: MTTVLIADDQPMQRFGFRMLLESQDDMTVVGEAANGHEALQLVARHQPDVALMDIRMPLLDGIEATRRIIRAGSRTRVLIVTTFDLDRYAYDGLRAGASGFLIKDALPEEMLSGIRAVALGDAVVAPSLTRRLLDAYVQHLPADPGEPAVQDPRIAGLTGREREILTVIGRGWTNAEISERLHLAESTVKTHVSRILAKTGARDRVQAVILAYDTRLVSPG